One window from the genome of Cryptococcus tetragattii IND107 chromosome 2, whole genome shotgun sequence encodes:
- a CDS encoding urease accessory protein UreG, which translates to MAAPAQPSSTPPVCQFSDRLATALNAAQEATGTDTHANHHHTSSSLSGVSSNISHAHDNMSHDHGHFHDHGSGLWTPEEHGHTHEHLEHAGKFAERDMPDYSGRNWTERAFTVGIGGPVGSGKTALLLALCRGFRDKYNIAAVTNDIFTREDQEFLIRNEALPAERIRAIETGGCPHAAIREDISANMGALEKLQAEFGTEMLFVESGGDNLAANYSRELADYIIYVIDVSGGDKIPRKGGPGITQSDLLIVNKIDLAPHVGASLEVMRRDAAAMRGTGPTLFTSVRNNDGVDAVMDIIVSAWRASQGNGKARA; encoded by the exons ATGGCAGCGCCTGctcagccttcttccacgCCTCCCGTCTGTCAGTTTTCCGACCGCCTGGCAACAGCCCTCAATGCTGCCCAGGAGGCCACAGGAACTGATACTCATGCCAACCACCATCAcacatcatcgtctttgTCCGGCGTGTCTTCAAACATCTCTCATGCCCACGACAACATGTCCCACGACCATGGACATTTTCATGATCACGGTTCAGGACTTTGGACGCCTGAGGAGCATGGGCACACCCATGAGCATTTGGAACATGCCG GTAAGTTCGCCGAAAGGGACATGCCGGACTACTCCGGAAGGAACTGGACAGAGCGAGCCTTCACTGTTGGTATTGGCGG ACCGGTAGGATCTGGTAAGACGGCGTTGCTTTTGGCTCTCTGTCGAGGATTCCGAGACAAATATAACATTG CCGCCGTCACCAATGACATCTTCACCAGGGAAGACCAGGAATTTCTCATTCGCAATGAGGCTCTTCCTGCTGAGCGTATCCGTGCTATTGAAACCGGTGGCTGCCCGCACGCCGCTATTCGCGAGGATATTTCTGCCAACATGGGTGCGCTCGAGAAATTGCAGGCTGAGTTCGGCACAGAAATGCTGTTCGTGGAGAGTGGTGGCGACAATCTTGCTG CCAATTACTCTCGAGAGTTAGCTGATTACATTATCTACGTCATTGACGTGAGCGGAGGAGACAAGATTCCGCGAAAGGGGGGACCTGGTATCACCCAATCTGATCTTTTGATTGTCAACAAG ATTGATCTTGCACCCCACGTCGGAGCTTCTCTAGAAGTCATGCGTCGCGATGCTGCTGCCATGCGCGGCACTGGCCCCACTCTTTTCACTTCTGTTCGTAATAATGATGGTGTCGATGCGGTTATGGACATTATTGTCAGTGCTTGGAGGGCAAGTCAAGGAAACGGTAAGGCCAGGGCATAA